In Lagenorhynchus albirostris chromosome 1, mLagAlb1.1, whole genome shotgun sequence, the sequence TCGTAGGCCTGGGTACCCCTCGCCGGGTCATCTTTGCAAGGCTCCTCCCTTTTCACTGCTTGCTCGGGACCCGTCCAGCGCGTCCTCGCTGACCCTCGAAGGAAGAAACTCTAGGCCGAGGGCGATGCCGGCAGAGGACATGGTTGAATGTGGGGGACTTGGTCCTTCGTTTTCCGCTTGCCCAGCCTCGGGGATCCCTGCGGTGTTCTTGGCACCATCCCCGCGGGTGTGAGGCTGAGAGCAGCACCTGGGAATTCCCGTGCCACTTCCTCCCAGCTGGCAGCTCTGCAAACACCTCCACACCCAGCATTACGCTCAGGtcctggaggcagggaggagggttAGGAGGATCCAGACTTAGTATCTGGGGGGATCTTAGGGGAATCCAGTCCACTCACATTTATGCTCTCTGCTCGGCTACCACACCTATGCACCCTACGCTGAAAAACGAACACACTGATTCAAAGCATCATGatgatctctattttatttggACCTCATTTGCGAGTTAATTTCCAACCCTCTTCCTTCCACTCCAGGTTccttctctcccatctccctcAAATTCCTCTGAtgcccagaaaaaaaatattagttaGTCTTTGCCGCCGTAGACTAAGCCCTCTCAGCAGGCCTGCCCTGTGCTCTCAAGGGAAGTCTTTATCCAAGGCCACAGCAACAGTGAGAATCCTCATAACCACACCTTGACCCCAGAGAATGCTGGAGCTTTTCACAGGGCAGAATTGATATGGGGGGGGGTGGTTAGGGTGTAAGGTGAGCAGTACGCTAGGCAGAGGTGGGAAAGGCCAGTAGATGGATGCTGGAACAGGACCCAGGAGATGGAGCCCAATCTCTGTGCTGGTGGATGTTCTCCAGGTCCTCAGAGGCGGGATGGCATCCCTCCAGCCACCACCACTGTCTCCCCAGTGATATAGCTGGCGTCTTCGGAGCAAAGGAAAGATACGATGCCCGCACAGTCCTCTGGCTTGCCTAtcctggggaggaagggaaaaaaggaagggagtaaAAATCAACCTGGGAATGAAATTTGCTTAATCAAGAAGTATCAGGTGATTTTTCAGGACCAGTGTACTGCCCATAGGGTAGGGGCAGTAATAGGGTTACCATGAATATAAGCTGTTATAGTTCAGTATAAGCATTAATACTGTACTCTGCAAAAACCACTGCAcattatattcatataatatagagatactttgttttttagagaacTCAGGACACCAAAATCCAAAGCTATATAGATAACCTGGTGAGCAGCTATTTCACTCTTCAGAGAATTTGTTTCACATGTGTGCATACTATTCGAATGTCAGGGAGTCTGTGAGACGGTAAATGATGTGTTtaaaatgattccatttgtacAGCTTCAATTCACAGACACCTTTTTTCAGGAATCTATTTTTGTCCCTTAAAGTCATTTTGTGAGACTGTGCTAATTCTCAGTGTTTGTATCAGTGATCGCATTGTTAGGGAACACTTCAACCTAACTGCTATAGAATGCTCTAGAGGTGGGTAGAGTGGGTACCTCAAACCTAGAAGGCCTGGATTAGTGGTTCTCCATCCTAGCTGCACACTGTAGTCGTCCGAGAGGCttaactctccccacccccacccccgccaaagaTGCCTAGGTTCTACCTTGGaccaattaaaaaagaatctcTGGGAGTGGGGTCTGAGCATCTGTGGTTTCACAAGCACCCCAGCTAACGTGCATCCAACACTGAGAAGCATGGGGCCGGATCATTCACTGCGGCTCAAGGGTGACTTATTAATGAGTTGTGAACTAGGCCAGCAGCTCATGCCTGACCTCAGAATGGCTTTGGGAACACTTGAGGGTGTCTCCCCCCTCAAGCAGGCATTGCTGATGTGTGTCCTTGAGGAGACAAGGCGGAGGAGCTAAAGACAAGAGAGTTCCCAGAAGCCAGAAgctggagagaggcagggaaCTTAGAGGAAAGAGAGCCAGATGAAGGTACCTGAACAGTTCGGCCAACCCTTTGGGGAAGAGGCTAGCTTTCTTAGGCAAGGGGAGTTTGGGGACTTGGTAAagctcttcattccttttatttggaTTGTAGGACCGCTAACCTGAGCTTTGGACACATGACTTTTTATTCAAGGGGAACTAATAAAAgcatgttttggttttggttttggtcccTCATCCTTAGGGATGCCCAGAGGTGGAGGCAAACACCCAGGTGGAGAGAGGGGTCAGGGCCTCCCCCAGGGCTCTGCTCTGCTAAACCTGGATGCCTCTGTGTTTCGTTTTTGCAGTGGAAGCAGACTCCTTGCACACGCCACTGTAGTAATGCTGTGTTCAAGAACTTGTGAAATCTGTGTGTTTGAAGCAGAGGAAAGCATGCCTGTGTTGTCTGCAGGACCGAGAGTCGGCAAGCCGCGGGCTGTGAGGGACCATCTTTATCCCTTCTTGCCCTCCCCTGTGACagccttaccttttttttttttaattaatttatttaatttatttatttttggctgtgttgggtctttgttgctgtgcacgggctttctctccttgcagcgagtgggggctactctttgttgcagtgcgcaggcttctcattgcagtggcttctcttgttgtggagcacaggctctaggcgcgtgggtttcagtagttgtggcatgcaggctcagtagttgtggcttgcgggctctagagtgcaggctcagtagtcgtggcgcactggcttagttgctccgcagcatgtgggatcttcctggaccagggctcgaacccgagtcccctgcattggcaggcggattctcaaccactgtgccaccagggaagcccccagccttaCCTTTTGATCTGCATGGTTGCTTTTAGGCTCTCCAGTGTTTCCTGGTCATCCCACAACTgcaggaaaaagggaaatctcttcctgTGAGGGACGGCGAGGGGAGAAACTGCCTGCCGTCACATCAATTGAAAGGGCGATGGAGAGGCACCCCCTGCACTTCCTAAACCTTCCCAGCTCCCAGTCTCtaccctcttccctcttctgctcCATTCTCTTCAAGTTCTAGTGAGGCATTTTCCTGGGTCGCCCCAGGTCTCACCTACTTAAGGAGATATGAAATGGCCTGAGTGGTATCTGAATTCCTCAGTCTCACTGTGCACCTCAGGAAAGGATCATGTGGGGGTCTGGTCTGGACACATGGCTGGTATGGAGTGGGGATATGGAAAAGTGCAGAGATGGGGGGTAGAAGTGGTTGGGAGCTCAGGACCAAGGAGCTGGGCTTTTCTACCTGAGAAGATGCCTTTTAGGGTCCCAGTGGGATGCAGGACTCCCCTTCCTCACCATACGGCTGAAGCTAGTCTTGATGAGTCCAGGTGCCAGGCAGTTCACCCTAATGTTGCTTTGGGCCAGCTCTACGGCCAGGTTCTTGGTGAGGCCCAGCAAGGCTGTTTTACTAACATTGTAAGGGCCCAGGccctggggaaaggagagaatggGTTATTCTCTTCAATTCCAGTTCATTCTTGGTTCTTAACATAAGATATAAAGGGTTATAAACAGATAATAGGGTATCTCTTGTAACGGAGGGTCCCAGTTAGAAAACTGTCTTGTGATTAAACCTCCCCTTGGTTAGTGTTTGTGGAGGCAAGGCCTCTATTTTGTTGGAAGGTACTTGGTGATGTGATTCCAAAAGGGGAGACAAATGTCTTAGGGTGACTGGAAGGGTAGAAGGTacaagatggaggaagggataaAAGTAGCAGAAAAGGAGGTGCTTACAGGAAATGGTCTGTAGGCTCCTACGGAGGCCACAATCACCACTGAGCCGCCTCtggaaaaagaacagaatgaCCCTCTTCCCATGGACACCCTCCCCTCAGCCTTCATGGGGCCCATCGAACACAGGctccctcttgctctctgtacccTCGTTTCTCCATCTCTGGCACCACTGCCTTTGTGATCAGGGCTGTGGCCTTCACATTAATGTCCAGAATCTGCAATAGAGAGAAGAGGGGGAGCGGCATGAGGGAAGAGGGCGGCACAAGGCAGGGCAATGGGGAGTGAGAGTGCGGTTCCCAGGATCTGTTTGTTAGGGCTGGCAGAGACCCTAAGGGTGATCTACTTGGCCTTACAAGtgaagaaaccgaggcccagGGAGAGGTGGCTTTCCCCGGTTTATTCAGTTAGAGGATGACACATTAGGTTCGGGTGTGGAAGAATGGAGCCCGGTTCAGCTTGTTTCCTAAGTATGGTTTGACCCAGAATGGGGCTGAACTCTCAGGGCTGCCTTGGACTTGAGCTGGATTTTCGGTGTGTCTTCCAACTAGGGAGAGCCTGGAATTGGACGGCTTCCTGGACCTGCCCCGGAGTGCGCCGTGTTTCTCAGGGGAAATGTGGCCGGACCTCAGGCACTTGGGGCCGTTCCAGCACTTTTCTGGCTTCTGAGCTTAGGGAGTGAGATGCTCTTGGCCCTCCAGGATGGATTGTCTGGCTGGACATGTATTGGCAAGTGGGATCGTGAGGAGGCACTTCTGGGGGAGCTGGAACATAGTCTACAATCAAAACCCCACATGTGTAATTGAAAACAAATGCATGACCCTTGTTTACATTGTTCCAGGCACTGCTGGGATAGTCCCCTCCCATACCCCCCATgcaacttcttatttagaaaatgttcactcttacagaaaagttgaaatagAAGGACAATGAATATCCAGATATCCTTTACCTACGTTTACCAACGGTTCACATTTTGTACCATTTGCCCTAGCTATGTACCTATGCAGTTTTTTCCTTACCCTTGGAAGGTAAGTTGCAGACATGCTAATGCTCTAGCCCTAAAGACTTTAGCATTATTTCCAAAGACTAAGGATGTTCTTCCACACCACCATCCATTATCACACCctagaaatttaacattgataatCATGATTTTACCTAATATACTGTCTATAATAAAACTTCCCCAATTGTCCCCcaaatgtccttattttttttaaagtccagggTTCAATCAAGGATCAACCATTGCATTTAGATTTGATATActgtgatattaaaaaaaaagccaactaaaccggtttgcagggcagaaatagagacacagatgtagagaacaaacgtatggacatcaaggggggaaagtggcggggggtggtggtggtggtgtgatgaattgggagattgggattgacatgtatacactgatgtgtataaaatggatgactaataagaacctgctgtataaaaaaataaaattaaattaaaaaaaaagccaactaaaaagaaaaattactagtTTTATAACTGATTTTCATGTGGTCTCTGTTCAGACTGCTCATGAAAGATGTTTCTCTACTTTGAAGAATATCAATCAGGAA encodes:
- the LOC132517607 gene encoding dehydrogenase/reductase SDR family member 4-like isoform X1, whose protein sequence is MQKAGLLLRPCARTWKSVRMASSAVARRNPLENKVALVTASTDGIGFAIARRLAQDGAHVVVSSRKQQNVDRAVAMLRREGLSVTGTVCHVGKGEDRERLVATAVNLHGGVDILVSNAAVMPFFGNLMDVTEEVWDKILDINVKATALITKAVVPEMEKRGGGSVVIVASVGAYRPFPGLGPYNVSKTALLGLTKNLAVELAQSNIRVNCLAPGLIKTSFSRMLWDDQETLESLKATMQIKRIGKPEDCAGIVSFLCSEDASYITGETVVVAGGMPSRL
- the LOC132517607 gene encoding dehydrogenase/reductase SDR family member 4-like isoform X4, with protein sequence MLRREGLSVTGTVCHVGKGEDRERLVATAVNLHGGVDILVSNAAVMPFFGNLMDVTEEVWDKILDINVKATALITKAVVPEMEKRGGGSVVIVASVGAYRPFPGLGPYNVSKTALLGLTKNLAVELAQSNIRVNCLAPGLIKTSFSRMLWDDQETLESLKATMQIKRIGKPEDCAGIVSFLCSEDASYITGETVVVAGGMPSRL